From Pseudopipra pipra isolate bDixPip1 chromosome 9, bDixPip1.hap1, whole genome shotgun sequence, a single genomic window includes:
- the FYB2 gene encoding FYN-binding protein 2 isoform X9, producing the protein MGHQDWDFTCPACDLLSTMFKLSISLGQVKEGVTDFKALRAKFQNDSDLANKLAQPLKKPSTEITSKLGSGGNAVSSPPPLSKRGVKIIKPAHTASQPSVLTQHSPLAWPRAKLGYVEPMGDNKEHKGNISGKGLSSPQNSSEKPLLSCSTDQQGSGQTAPVDPQLPDSFHHILQIWEETLCCNEKGSAILPMQQAANLDMHPRPKQRVTRAPVAWDSDRMQSSGNKAVLDWRAKKNALHGSGTALPQASRGYRSSDWAGAEGAVATAFCQAGYRPPREKPQHQKELEPPFCQPRAGKWSYSPRNKWPRIKPLPSAESLGPAPGKPPRPPKFDLSTFRSILPLVRRGNETTAGEEDYLSPESAQLEEQNNYEETPMYLNQSGDTTTLCVIEGTLQVPKAEPQEHKKQKIFPFAKYSPERATTEDEKEGKPSHERQKLEVKKIFKTGGSEYMSPSSQTKEDGRDGMKVLRGKQDVTSTLPAKYPTLQGLAKDRAELLHSMGVGAPKPGIERTALNQNTWQPLQAPEDIYDDIAELQDGLSYGSNASSSFTSDSFSGNSYEETYEDVEIGGDNPAKPETEKQKRFGNLFKIEKLKLNNFRLKENLRLVSISVPNLASVSQEDQVYDDIEVEQREPREKDDKYKIRMPKLQVVKDKRKSIVDVERS; encoded by the exons ATGGGACACCAGGACTGGGATTTCACATGTCCTGCCTGTGACCTACTCAGCACTATGTTTAAGCTGAGCATCTCCCTGGGCCAGGTTAAG GAAGGTGTGACTGATTTCAAAGCCCTCCGAGCAAAATTTCAAAATGACTCTGACTTGGCTAACAAGCTGGCGCAGCCACTCAAGAAGCCTTCCACTGAGATCACGTCCAAGCTGGGCTCTGGAGGAAATGCTGTGTCCAGCCCTCCGCCCCTGAGTAAGAGAGGtgtgaaaataataaaacctgCCCATACTGCCTCCCAACCCTCTGTGCTCACCCAACACAGCCCCTTAGCATGGCCTCGAGCCAAGTTGGGCTACGTGGAGCCAATGGGGGACAACAAAGAGCACAAGGGCAACATCTCAGGGAAAGGGCTGAGTTCTCCCCAGAACAGTTCAGAAAAGCCTCTGTTGTCATGTAGCACTGATCAGCAAGGATCAGGCCAAACAGCTCCAGTGGATCCTCAGCTCCCAGATTCTTTCCACCACATCCTACAGATCTGGGAAGAGACTTTGTGCTGCAATGAGAAAGGAAGTGCAATACTCCCAATGCAACAGGCAGCAAACTTAGACATGCACCCTCGTCCGAAGCAGAGGGTGACACGTGCTCCTGTTGCATGGGACAGCGACAGGATGCAATCCTCTGGAAACAAGGCTGTGCTGGACTGGCGTGCCAAGAAGAATGCTCTGCATGGCAGTGGGACAGCTCTTCCCCAGGCTTCCAGAGGATACAGGAGCTCTGATTGGGCAGGTGCTGAGGGTGCAGTGGCAACTGCATTCTGCCAGGCAGGTTATCGTCCACCAAGAGAGAAACCTCAGCACCAGAAAG AATTGGAGCCTCCCTtctgccagcccagagcaggaaAATGGTCTTACAGCCCCAGGAACAAGTGGCCAAGAATTAAACCTCTCCCTTCAGCTGAATCCCTTGGTCCTGCCCCTGGGAAGCCTCCAAGACCCCCAAAGTTTGACCTCAGCACTTTCCGAAGCATCCTGCCTTTGGTCCGCAGAGGAAATGAAACAA cTGCTGGTGAAGAGGATTACTTAAGCCCCGAAAG TGCTCAACTTGAAGAGCAGAATAATTATGAAGAAACCCCAATGTACCTGAATCAGTCTGGGGACACCACAACCTTGTGTGTCATTGAAGGTACTTTACAAG TACCTAAGGCAGAGCCTCAGGAGCACAAG AAACAGAAGATTTTTCCCTTTGCCAAATACAG TCCTGAAAGAGCTACAACAGAGGATGAAAAAGAGGGGAAACCGAGTCATGAAAGACAGAAACTGGAagtgaagaaaattttcaaG ACAGGTGGAAGTGAATACATGTCTCCCAGCAGTCAAACCAAGGAAGATGGCAGAGATGGGATGAAGGTCCTGCGAGGGAAGCAGGATGTGACCAGTACCCTGCCTGCAAAGTACCCTACCCTACAAGGGCTGGCAAAAGACAGAGCCGAGCTCT TGCACAGCATGGGTGTTGGTGCTCCAAAGCCAGGGATAGAAAGAACAGCCTTGAACCAAAACACTTGGCAGCCTCTGCAGGCACCAGAGGATATATACGATGATATTGCAGAATTGCAAGATGGACT CAGCTACGGGTCAAATGCCTCAAGTTCCTTCACTTCAGACAGCT TTTCAGGAAACAGCTATGAGGAAACATATGAAGATGTTGAGATTGGAGGTGATAATCCAGCAAAACCAGA aacagaaaaacagaagagatttGGAAACCTGTTTAAGATAGAAAAGTTGAAGCTGAATAATTTCAGGCTCAAGGAAAACCTAAG ATTGGTTTCCATTTCGGTACCAAATTTAG CATCTGTATCCCAGGAGGACCAGGTGTATGACGATATTGAGGTGGAGCAGAGAGAGCCCAG AGAGAAGGATGACAAGTACAAAATCCGGATGCCAAAACTTCAAGTGgtgaaagacaaaaggaaaagcatcgTCGATGTGGAAAGGTCTTGA